The nucleotide window TGAAAAATATAAAATCAGTTATTTTGATCTTTTTAACAATGGAATTTTAGCTCCATTAAAAAAAATTCATATTGACTTTAAAAAACCTGTTTTCTTTAGAGAAGAGATATCAATCGAATGTATTTTGCATTATACCGAGGCTTCAAAAATTTCAACTGAGTATATAATCAAAAAACAAGATAATACAATAGCTGCAACAGGATATGTTATTCAAATGCTGCTTAACCTAAAATATGAACTCTTTTTAACCCAGCCTGAATATTATAAAAATTTTTGTAAGATGTGGGAAAAAGGGAAAATTAAATGAGAAATGTTGTTATTGCTCAAACCTCTGTTGTTACATCTGTCGGCTCAGATTTGACCTCTACTTTTCAATCTTTTTTAAATAAAAAATCAGGCATTAAGAAAATTGATCGATTTGAAACTAAAAACTATAGAAGTAAATATGCAGCACTCATTAAAGATATAGAGACACCTGAAAATAGAAGCAGTTTCTTAAATCTTACTGATTTGATCATTGACCAACTGAATGACATACCCAAAAATTGCCGTTTGTTAACAGCTACGACACAAGCATGTGTTGATCTGTTTGAAAAAAACGAAAAAAAAAAATGCTCTATAAACAAATACCTGATCCCTTCCAATATCCCTAAATACATAGCTCGAAAATTAAACCTGAAAGACAGCGGAATAAATATAAATTCTGCCTGCGCTTCCCCAACAATTGCTATTATTAAAGGCACGCAAATGATTAAAAACAAAAGAGCAGACTCTGTTCTTATATTTTGTGCTGATATTGTAAGTGAATTTGTTTTTTCAGGTTTTTCCGCGTTAAACGCACTCTCTGCATGCCCTACACAACCTTTTGATATTAACAGAAAAGGGTTGAATCTTGGTGATGGAGGGGCGGCAATCCTTCTTATGAATGAAGAACTTGCAAAAAAAAATCATATTGAGTTTAACACATCCATTGCAGGATATGGCATTGCATCCGACGCCACTCATATTACCGCACCGGCAAAGGACGGACGTGGATTAATCATGGCTGTCAAAAATGCTCTTAAAACGGCTAAAATAAATGCTGATCAAATTGGTGCAGTCAATACTCATGGCACAGGAACTATATATAATGATTCCATGGAAATTAATGCATTAAAAAATATTTTTAAAGACATAAAGATACCGGCAAATTCATTTAAAGGCTCAATTGGACACACTTTGGGTGGTGCAGGCGGAATTGAAGCAGCCGTTGGGACATTAATGCTTAAAGAACATATACTTCCTGGAACCTGTGGTTTTTCAAACCCTGAAAAAGATGCTGAAAATTTAATAAGTTCTGACAATGTATCGTTTTTTAAAAATTATCTTTTAAGTACAAATTCCGGTTTTGCCGGAACAAATGCTGCTTTAGTTTTAAAAAGGATAAATTGTTAATGGATTATTATATATGCGGCATAGGTTTTGTGACTCCTGAATCATTTGGATGTGGCAGGGATTTTAAAACCTTTAATCCAAAACCTGGAAAACTTTCCCCCATAACAAGAAAAGATGTTTTAGAAAAACCTTATAAACCTTTTGGCAGGATGGACTTTTTTTCAAAAATTGGTTTTACAGGTGCATATTTTGCCTATAAAGATGCTCAATTAATTACTGCTGAACCAGTTGAAAACAATAAAACATCCAATACTGCTATAGTTGTATCAACACATTTTAGATGTCTTGATACTGATAATAATTATTTTCAAACAATCAAATCTGAAAATGGCAAGAATGCCAGCCCAGCCCTGTTTGCATATGCACTTCCAAATGCATTTTTAGGCGAAACTTCAATTTATTTAAAAACAACCGGTCAATGTTTTGCTATTAATGAAGACAGTACAAATGGAATTACCGCACTTAAAATGACATTTGACATATTAAATTCCGAGGAATCTGAAATTGTAATATGCGGCGTCTGCGATGTAAACATTCCAAAAATTTTAGAGAAACAGTTAAACAACAGAGATGATTGTTTTGCAGGAAGTCTTTTTTTTACAATCAGCAAAAAAGAACAAAAACATAATTATGGCAAAATAAAAGAAGATGAAAACGGTAATTTTTTTTTTAATGAAAAGAATATAGAAAGTCTCCTTGATCTTGCTCAAGTTTGTATAGAAAACAATAAATTAAGGACAATTTAATATTATGAAAATGCAACTAATCTTTCCTGAATGGAAAAAACTCAGGCATCAGACAGTATTTCATCTTCCTCCCCATGCACCGGTTGTGTTTTCCGCAGCTCTACCAGAATACGTTGATCTTCATTTTTTTGATGAAAATGTACAAACTATTCAATATGACACGACCTATGATATTATTGCAATCTCAGTACTTCTTTCCTGCCAGATTCCAAGAGCATTAGAAATTGCTGATAAATATAGAAAAGAAGGGGTTCCTGTGATTTTTGGAGGCATTGCAGTTATGCTTCATCCCAAAGAAGTCATGGAACATGCTGATTCTGTATTCCTTGGTGAAGTTGAAGATGGAAGGCTTACAAAGCTTCTTGAAGACTTTAAAAATGGTGAGTTAAAAAAAGTTTATGATTATATGCAAGATCACCCTGACACCAATACAATTGGACCTGCCAGGAGAGATATTCTTGATCATGAACTCTATGCCTACAGAGGCATTCAAATGGTTGATCTTGTTCATGCATCCCGTGGTTGCAAATTCAATTGTTTTCCATGTTGCAATAATTTTTTAGGTGGTAGTAAATTCAGGCCACGTCCCATTGATACAGTCATTAAAGAGATAAGTGAAATAAAAAACAACCGTCTTTTTATTGTGGACAACTCCCTTGCTCAGGATAAAGAGTGGGTAATGGATCTTTTTAGAGAAATGATACCCTTAAAAAAGAAATGGGTTTCACATCCTATTGTTTATGATGATGATGTGCTTAAACTTGCTGCTGAAGCTGGATGCTGGTATGTTTATCAAGCAATTGTTGATACATCAGATGTTATCAAAGACAGAATAAAACGCCTCCATGATCATGGAATCGGGGTAGAAGGAACAATTCTTTTAGGTACTGATGAACAAGATGAAGATTATATTAAGCGTTTGATTGATTTTCTCATGGAAACAAATCTTGATATGGCTGAGTTTACAATTCTTACACCTTTCCCGGAAAGTCCTATCAGAAGAAAATTTGAAAAAGAAGGAAGGATTCTGCACAATGACTGGAGCAAGTATTCGTGTGATAATGTAGTTTTCCAGCCAAAGCAAATATCCCCTGAAAGACTTGAGGCAATGTATGATCTTGCCTGGGAAACCTTTTATGCCAATGGAGGTCAGCAAACAAAAATGGGTTCGCTTTTTTATAAAGTTATCCAGAAAGAAATCAAAGATGGTACATATAGACGATATAATCCAAAAACAAAACGGGCTTTCAGGAAACTGATATGATCATGAACCGTAAAAATAAAAAAATTCTGCTTGTTCATCCTTTGGGTTATAAATCTGATAAAGCATCCACTGATATTTCAAGAATCGCTAATATTACACCACCACTTGGCATTGCAAGCATTTGCGCCTATTTGCTTTTACGACAAATTGATTGTGATATAATTGATTGCTATGCCCATCCTGATGCAGACAAGAAAATCAATAAATATCTTGAAACTGAAAAACCTGACTATATTGGTTTTTCCTGTTCAACTTCAACTTTTATGGATGGAATACGTATTGCAAAAATCTCAAAATCAATACTTTCTGACATTAAAATTGTTTTTGGTGGCGCACATGTTTCAGCTTTAAAAGAATCAATTATAAATAATTTTAACATTGTTGATTATGTGGTCGTAGGTGAAGGAGAGCAGACACTTACTGAACTAATAGAAGCTGACAACAAGAACCTTTCCGATATTAAAAACATTGTCTACAAAAATTATGATAATAAAGTTGTTTTTACCGGATACAGAAAAAATTTACTTGATTTAGACTCCCTGCCCTTCCCGGCATATGAAAAACTTGACGGGTATCCCGAAAAATACAAACTCCCGATTTTCAACTACCCCAAAACTCCGAATTCCAGCTGTATTTCAAGCAGAGGCTGTCCTTATTCATGCAGTTATTGTGACAGATCCGTATTCAGAAAAACTTTCAGATTCAACAGTGCTGAATATCTTTACAAACATTTTAAATATTTAAACCATAATTTTGGAATCAAGCATGTAAATTTTTATGATGATCAATTCACATTCCATAAAAAAAGAGTTTTAAAATTTTGTGATCTTATGATTTCAGGCGATCTTAAAATGAGTTTTAACTGTGCTGCAAGAGCAGAACATCTTGATCATGAAATTGTTACGGCAATGAAGGCTGCCGGGTGTTGGATGATTAGCCTGGGTATTGAAACAGGAGATCAAAAACTTCTTGCACAACATAGACAAAATGCAAATATTGAAATGCTTCGAGAAAAAATCACATTAATTAAAAAAGCAAAAATACGTGTAAAAGCCCTTTTGATGATGGGACTTCCAGGGGAAACAGAAGAAAGTATATCAAAAAGTAAAAAATATGTTTATTCTCTGCCAATTGATGACTTTAATCTTGCAAAATTCACTCCTTTTCCCGGCTCTCCAATCTACCAACAAATCAAGGATGGTGGCTCTTTAGGAACTTTTGATGAAAATTGGGAGAAAATGGACTGCATGGAATTTATTTTTATTCCCAATGGAATTAACAAGGAAAAAATGGAAGCACTGTTTATAGATTTTTACAGATCTCATTTTATGAGATATAAAGTCCTTTTTGGATACTTTTCTATGATATGGAAATCACCAGATTCCTGGCGCAGATTTTTCATTGATTTTTTCTCTTTTATGAACTTTATTAAAAATAAAAAAAGAGTTCAGACATAGCTAAAATAATAGATATCTTTGAAGATGGGATTTTAAATACACGAAAGAGTTGACAACCATGAAATTCAAAAAAGTCATTGTTCAATTTGATACAAAAGATTTGATGTTGGCCGAAGAGCTGATCTGTGATATTTTTTTTTCTTTCAGCCTCAAAGGGGTGGTGTGTGATATCCCTCTGGATGAACCTGATGAAGGCTTTGGCACAAACACTTTGCCAAAACCTGAAATCAACTCCATCACAGGATTTCTCCCTCTGATTGATTCGTCCGACATCATACTTGAAAAAATAAAGCAACAAGCGGCAAAACTGTCGAGTCTGGATATAAAAACCAATATTAAAACTCAGATTGTTGATGAAAAAGACTGGGCTGATGCCTGGAAGGACTATTTTGAAGTCACAAAGGTTACAGACAAAATTACCATAAAACCGGAATGGAAAGACCATACAGCACAAGAAAATGAAATTGTTATCCATCTTGACCCTGGTATGGCATTTGGCACGGGAACCCATCCGACAACAGCCATGTGCATAAAGCAAATTGAAACATTTCTTGTGCCGGGTTCAACATTCCTGGATGTTGGAACAGGATCGGGAATTTTAATGGTTGCGGCTGCAAAACTTGGTGCTTCATGCCTTGTTGGCATTGATACTGACGAGGTGGCCATAAATGTGGCCAAAAAGAACCTGGCCAAAAATGATATTGACCCTGAAATCTTTGATCTTCTGTGTACACCTATAGACACAATGCCACAGGATCAAAAACCTGCCCAAACCTTTGGGTTTATTGCCGCCAATATTATTGCCCAGGTCATTGTAGACATCCTGCCACAGATATCTTTGAGAATGACACACAAAACAACAACCGTTCTTTCAGGTATTATCAAAGAGCGGCAAGCCGACGTAATGAAAGCGCTTGAGGCCAGTCATCTTGTTGTCATCCATGAAGACCATATGGATGAATGGGTAACTCTTGCCGTTAAAAAGACCCCCTGATTCCCATATTAATTTGAGGATCAGTTGAATAACATTGGAAATTAATGATATACCCGTATGCATAAATTATTATCTTAACTTTTGAACTTAAACTATAACAAAAGGGTTATTGTAAGGTAAGCACATATGGCATCCCTGCCGGAATTTACTGTGTCAAACAAGGATAATACAACAATTATTTGTCTTATCGGTAAGCTTGATGCAAAAGGCGCATCCAGCATCTGGCAGGATGTCATCCACGCTATGTCTGCCGGTAGTACGGCAAACCTGATCCTTGACCTTGAAAAGTTAACATACCTGGATACGGCAGGGGCCACACTTATTCATCACATGGAAATGCTGGTCAAAAACCTGGGGATAAAAGAAATCAGCATTGTCAATCTTAAACCGGAACATTTGCCTCTTGTTGATCTTGCAAAAACCATAAAACTAAAAAATATCTATTCTCCCTTGAAAAAACTTTCCTTTGTTGAGAATAAAGGGAAAAAACTGTCAGAGCTTTTATCGGAAACAACAGAATTTATAACCTACACCGGAGAAATCACCTGGGCATTGATTCAAAGCCTTATCCATCCCAAAAAAATTCGATGGTCCGACACCTTGCAGGTTGCCGAAAGGGCCGGGGTTGACGCCCTGCCCATCGTTGCCCTGATCAGCTTTATTGTGGGCCTTGTCATGGCCTTTCAGGCAGCCATTCCCATGCGCATGTTCGGGGCGGAACTTTATGTGGCCGATCTTATCGGAATCGCCATGGTAAGAGAGCTTGGCCCCTTGATGACCGCCATTATCCTGGCCGGAAGATCGGGTTCGGCTTTTGCCGCTGAAATCGGGACCATGCGGATCAATGAAGAGATTGATGCATTAACGGTCATGGGAATTAATCCAATACGGTTTTTGATTGTACCAAGGATCATTGCCTCAACCATCATGACCCCTTTGCTGACCATATTTTCAAACCTTGTGGGAATGCTGGGCGGTGCCCTTGTGATCACATCCATGGGATATCCTATTATTTCCTATTACAACCAGATTGTATCCTTTGTGACATGGATTGATTTTGCAGGGGGACTGATTAAATGCTTTGTGTTTGGAATTCTGATTGCCGCAACCGGCTGCATCCGGGGATACCAGACCCAAAGCGGGCCGTCTGCCGTCGGGATTTCAACCACCCGTGCCGTTGTCACCGGCATTATACTGATTGCCGTGTTTGACGGTATTTTTTCAATTATTTATTATACCCTTGGAATATGAAACAGACTCAAACCGCCATAAAAATAAAAAACCTTTTTGCTGGGTATAACAATACCGCAATTATTGAAAATCTCAATTTTGAAGTGCTTAAAGGCGAAGTGTTTGTGATTATCGGCGGGTCAGGATGTGGAAAAAGCACTTTGTTAAAGAATATGATCGGACTTTTACCACCTATTTCAGGCAAAATTATAATCCTGGGAGAAAACCTGTCCGATGCCTCTGGACAAGACAGAAACCGTATCCTTCAGAACATCGGGGTAGCCTTTCAGAGCGGGGCCTTGTTCGGCTCCATGACGGTGATGGAAAATATTACCCTGCCGTTAAAAGAATTTACTCGCCTCCCCGGTTCAGTTATGGAAGATATTGCCTGGTTGAAACTCAAACTGGTCGGCCTTGAAAACTCTGCTTTTCTCATGCCCGGAGAATTGTCCGGCGGCATGAAAAAAAGAGCTGCACTGGCCCGTGCCATGGCTCTTGACCCCTCCATTATTTTCCTGGATGAACCCTCTGCAGGGTTGGACCCGATTACATCGGCAGAGCTGGATCATCTGGTCATGGATCTTGCATCATCCCTGGGAATCACATTTGTGATTGTCACCCATGAACTGGCAAGCATTGAGGCCATATCCGACAGGATCATCATGCTTGAAAAAACGGCAAAAGGCATCATTGCAACCGGCACACCTGAACAACTGAAAAATTATCACACCAACCCTTATGTCCATAATTTTTTTAACCGGACCACTGATTTAAAAAAAACTGTTGATTTTAACCGGACTAATGACAAAGGTGAACAATGACCCAAAAAACAAATTTCTTTAAACTCGGCCTGTTTATAATTATTGCATTCAGCCTAGGTACGGTATTTTTAATCATTTTCGGAGCTGGAAAATTTTTCAAACAAGAGCTGCTCGCAGAAACCTGTTTCAATGAATCGGTCCAAGGCCTGAGCATCGGCTCCGAGGTAAAGTACAAAGGAATTAAAATCGGAACGGTCAAGTCCATTACCAGTGCGGCCCGTGTATACCAGACCAAGTCGGATTATGTGCTGGTGATCATCGCCCTTGAAAACGGCATATCCTTAGGCCAGACAGGTAACTCTTCAACGATCCGAATCAGGAACGCCATCAAGGACGGCCTGGTCATCCGCCTCTCCTTTAAGGGACTTACCGGCGTAGCCTATCTTGAAACCGATTATTCAGTACAAAATCCCGATGATGTGCTTGATATTTCCTGGTCCCCAAACAACATCTATATTCCTTCCCAGCAAAGCAATATCAAACAATTGGGCGATACCCTCAACCTGATTCTTGATAACCTGGCAGACATCAATCTGAAAGGGATTACAACTGACATTGATCTGCTGTTACAGACCTTGAATCAAAAAATAAATACCATTGACATGGAAAAGATCTCCGGTCTTACAGCCTCCCTGCTGACAGAACTCAAAGATACCAACCAGAAGATCAGCAAAATTATCGGATCAGACAAGGTCAAACACCTTCTGGATGATGCACAAGCCTCTTTTTCAGAGCTGAGAACCATTGTTGAGTCTTCAAAAATACCGTTGAACCAGGCGCTAAACGATTTCCAAAAAGCCGCCGGCAGCACAAAGAACATGACCCGGGATCTTGAAACCCGGCTGCCACCAAAAATTGACAGCCTGTCGTCCAACCTTGATCAATTGATGCAAAACCTTGCAGGTACATCCGAACAAGTGGAGAATATCATCTGGCTCAATTCCGATAAGATCAAGCTGATTATTGACAATCTTGAAACCACGTCTGAGAATTTAAAACAGATGAGCCACGATCTGAAACAATATCCCGGCAGGCTGCTTTTTGAAAAGCCGCCCCAAAAAATAAATACGGAGAAAAAAAACTGATGCGGCAAAACTATTCCATCATTTTAACCGGATTACTGGTTTTCCTGACCGTCCTTACCGTCATTTCGGTCTTTTCAGGGTGTGCCGGCATACAGACAAAGCCTGCCGACAAAAATTATTTTGAATTGCAAATCACCGTACCTGCATCAGCCCCCAACAGCTTTTTCATTGGTGATCCCCTTCTTGTCAGAACATTTTGTATCAACCCTGCATTTGATTCCCATTCTTTTGTTTACCTCATTGAAAAAAACGAGTATGTAACCGATTATTACAATGAATTTATCTATTCTCCAACCCGGCTTATCACAGAAAAAATTGCGGAAAATCTTTACAACTCAAACCATTTTAAGCCTGCCCCCACCGACAGCAGACAGGACATCACCTACCTTTTATCCGGTAAAATCACAAGGCTTTACGGAGATTTTCAGGCGACAAATGATCCCAGTGCCATAATTGAAATCAGAATGATTCTGAAAAAAAATACAGGCAAAGCTTTCCAGGTTATTTCCAGCAAGACCTATCTGGCCCAGGAACCCATTTTATCCCGCAACCCGGCTCACCTTGTTTTTGGCTGGAACAAAGGGCTTGCAAAAATCATGGCACAATTTATCAGCGATTTTTCAAAAACAGGTCTTTCAAAATAAATTTTTCCAATCCATGCTACATTAAAGAATACGGATCAACATCCACAATCAGCCGCATCCCTGACTTGGGCTTTGTCTTGGGATTATCCATCATGGATTTTATCAGCTGGTTTAACATTGCTGAAGAAGGGCTTTTCACAAGAATCTGCCATCTGAACCGTGAAGAAATTTTGGGAATACTCGCCTCAATGGGTCCCAAAACCTGAACCAGATCCTTTTGATTTTCCTGAGCTTCAACCATGGCTTTGAGAACCTGTGCAACAGTGGCGGCATAGACTTTTACCTTTGCCGCGCTGTTTCCCGACAGTTTCAACTGAATCATCCGCGAGAAGGGCGGATACATCAAGGCTTTCCGATAGGGCACTTCATTTTGAAAAAATTCAAAAAAATCCTGTTTCCTGGAGGCTTCAATAATAAAATGTTCGGGATTATAGGTCTGCATAATCACTTTTCCCGGCGTATCCCCTCTTCCTGCACGACCGGCCACCTGGGCCAGAAGCTGAAATGTTCGCTCCCCTGCCCTGAAATCCGGAAGACTCAAGGACAAATCGGCACAAATCACGCCCACCAGGGTGATAGAGGGAAAATCATGCCCTTTGGCAAGCATCTGGGTTCCCACAACAATATCGATATTCCGGTTTCGGATACTCTTCAATATTTTTATGGTGGCCCCTTTTTGGGATGTGGAGTCCTGATCCATCCTCGCAAGCCTTGCATCCGGAAACAGGGCCTTTAGCATGGATTCAACTTTTTCAGTTCCAAACCCCAACAGCTTTATTTTTTTAGACCCGCACTCCGGGCATTTGATGTTGACGGACCGGGCATAACCGCAAAGATGGCATTGATATTCATTGTGCCCTTTGTGCATGGTCATGGTAATATCACAATATTTACAGGACAAGGATTTGCCGCAGTCCATGCAGACCGGAAAGGTTGCAAAACCCCGCCGGTTCAGAAAAATCAATGCCTGCTTTCCTTGATCAAGACAGGCCCTGATCGCTTGCGCAAGCGTTGGCGTAATGATCCGGTCACTGCCCCTGGCATCTTTATAATTTTTCAAATCCACAAGGATGATCTCCGGCAGGGGATGACGGTTGATACGGGTTTCAAGTTTTAATTCTTCGAACCGCTTGAGAACCACATTCTGATAGGATTGCACCGAAGGGGTGGCAGACCCTAAAATCACGGGGCAGCCGTTAAGCTTTGCCCGGACAACGGCCAGATCCCTTGCATTATATCTGAGACCTGTCTCCTGCTTGTAAGACCCGTCATGCTCCTCGTCCACGATAATGACCCCGATATTTTCAAACGGTGCAAACACGGCAGACCTGGCCCCGATAACAATCTTTACTTTTTTTAAAACGATTTTTCGCCACTGGTCCAGCAGCTCACCCTTGGACAAGGCAGAATGAATCACGGCAACCTTATCACCAAACCTTGCCCTGAACCGTCTTTCCGTCTGGGAGATCAGGGAAATTTCCGGCACCAGCACAATGGCGTTTCTCCCCTTTTCAATCACATCCCAGACCAGCCGCATGTAAACTTCTGTTTTGCCGGAACCTGTGATACCGGACAAAAGGTAAGGGCTAAAT belongs to Desulfobacula toluolica Tol2 and includes:
- a CDS encoding B12-binding domain-containing radical SAM protein, with amino-acid sequence MKMQLIFPEWKKLRHQTVFHLPPHAPVVFSAALPEYVDLHFFDENVQTIQYDTTYDIIAISVLLSCQIPRALEIADKYRKEGVPVIFGGIAVMLHPKEVMEHADSVFLGEVEDGRLTKLLEDFKNGELKKVYDYMQDHPDTNTIGPARRDILDHELYAYRGIQMVDLVHASRGCKFNCFPCCNNFLGGSKFRPRPIDTVIKEISEIKNNRLFIVDNSLAQDKEWVMDLFREMIPLKKKWVSHPIVYDDDVLKLAAEAGCWYVYQAIVDTSDVIKDRIKRLHDHGIGVEGTILLGTDEQDEDYIKRLIDFLMETNLDMAEFTILTPFPESPIRRKFEKEGRILHNDWSKYSCDNVVFQPKQISPERLEAMYDLAWETFYANGGQQTKMGSLFYKVIQKEIKDGTYRRYNPKTKRAFRKLI
- a CDS encoding B12-binding domain-containing radical SAM protein; amino-acid sequence: MNRKNKKILLVHPLGYKSDKASTDISRIANITPPLGIASICAYLLLRQIDCDIIDCYAHPDADKKINKYLETEKPDYIGFSCSTSTFMDGIRIAKISKSILSDIKIVFGGAHVSALKESIINNFNIVDYVVVGEGEQTLTELIEADNKNLSDIKNIVYKNYDNKVVFTGYRKNLLDLDSLPFPAYEKLDGYPEKYKLPIFNYPKTPNSSCISSRGCPYSCSYCDRSVFRKTFRFNSAEYLYKHFKYLNHNFGIKHVNFYDDQFTFHKKRVLKFCDLMISGDLKMSFNCAARAEHLDHEIVTAMKAAGCWMISLGIETGDQKLLAQHRQNANIEMLREKITLIKKAKIRVKALLMMGLPGETEESISKSKKYVYSLPIDDFNLAKFTPFPGSPIYQQIKDGGSLGTFDENWEKMDCMEFIFIPNGINKEKMEALFIDFYRSHFMRYKVLFGYFSMIWKSPDSWRRFFIDFFSFMNFIKNKKRVQT
- a CDS encoding beta-ketoacyl synthase N-terminal-like domain-containing protein, yielding MDYYICGIGFVTPESFGCGRDFKTFNPKPGKLSPITRKDVLEKPYKPFGRMDFFSKIGFTGAYFAYKDAQLITAEPVENNKTSNTAIVVSTHFRCLDTDNNYFQTIKSENGKNASPALFAYALPNAFLGETSIYLKTTGQCFAINEDSTNGITALKMTFDILNSEESEIVICGVCDVNIPKILEKQLNNRDDCFAGSLFFTISKKEQKHNYGKIKEDENGNFFFNEKNIESLLDLAQVCIENNKLRTI
- a CDS encoding acyl-CoA thioesterase, producing MFKSSLLYNRTGNWSKWWSSLNLMNKPYFKTAKDAPEPLRAIVKTITRFEEIDSMGIAWHGRFASYFEDARVSLGEKYKISYFDLFNNGILAPLKKIHIDFKKPVFFREEISIECILHYTEASKISTEYIIKKQDNTIAATGYVIQMLLNLKYELFLTQPEYYKNFCKMWEKGKIK
- a CDS encoding MlaE family lipid ABC transporter permease subunit — protein: MASLPEFTVSNKDNTTIICLIGKLDAKGASSIWQDVIHAMSAGSTANLILDLEKLTYLDTAGATLIHHMEMLVKNLGIKEISIVNLKPEHLPLVDLAKTIKLKNIYSPLKKLSFVENKGKKLSELLSETTEFITYTGEITWALIQSLIHPKKIRWSDTLQVAERAGVDALPIVALISFIVGLVMAFQAAIPMRMFGAELYVADLIGIAMVRELGPLMTAIILAGRSGSAFAAEIGTMRINEEIDALTVMGINPIRFLIVPRIIASTIMTPLLTIFSNLVGMLGGALVITSMGYPIISYYNQIVSFVTWIDFAGGLIKCFVFGILIAATGCIRGYQTQSGPSAVGISTTRAVVTGIILIAVFDGIFSIIYYTLGI
- a CDS encoding ABC-type transport auxiliary lipoprotein family protein, whose protein sequence is MRQNYSIILTGLLVFLTVLTVISVFSGCAGIQTKPADKNYFELQITVPASAPNSFFIGDPLLVRTFCINPAFDSHSFVYLIEKNEYVTDYYNEFIYSPTRLITEKIAENLYNSNHFKPAPTDSRQDITYLLSGKITRLYGDFQATNDPSAIIEIRMILKKNTGKAFQVISSKTYLAQEPILSRNPAHLVFGWNKGLAKIMAQFISDFSKTGLSK
- a CDS encoding beta-ketoacyl-[acyl-carrier-protein] synthase family protein, translating into MRNVVIAQTSVVTSVGSDLTSTFQSFLNKKSGIKKIDRFETKNYRSKYAALIKDIETPENRSSFLNLTDLIIDQLNDIPKNCRLLTATTQACVDLFEKNEKKKCSINKYLIPSNIPKYIARKLNLKDSGININSACASPTIAIIKGTQMIKNKRADSVLIFCADIVSEFVFSGFSALNALSACPTQPFDINRKGLNLGDGGAAILLMNEELAKKNHIEFNTSIAGYGIASDATHITAPAKDGRGLIMAVKNALKTAKINADQIGAVNTHGTGTIYNDSMEINALKNIFKDIKIPANSFKGSIGHTLGGAGGIEAAVGTLMLKEHILPGTCGFSNPEKDAENLISSDNVSFFKNYLLSTNSGFAGTNAALVLKRINC
- a CDS encoding MlaD family protein, with the protein product MTQKTNFFKLGLFIIIAFSLGTVFLIIFGAGKFFKQELLAETCFNESVQGLSIGSEVKYKGIKIGTVKSITSAARVYQTKSDYVLVIIALENGISLGQTGNSSTIRIRNAIKDGLVIRLSFKGLTGVAYLETDYSVQNPDDVLDISWSPNNIYIPSQQSNIKQLGDTLNLILDNLADINLKGITTDIDLLLQTLNQKINTIDMEKISGLTASLLTELKDTNQKISKIIGSDKVKHLLDDAQASFSELRTIVESSKIPLNQALNDFQKAAGSTKNMTRDLETRLPPKIDSLSSNLDQLMQNLAGTSEQVENIIWLNSDKIKLIIDNLETTSENLKQMSHDLKQYPGRLLFEKPPQKINTEKKN
- the prmA gene encoding 50S ribosomal protein L11 methyltransferase — translated: MKFKKVIVQFDTKDLMLAEELICDIFFSFSLKGVVCDIPLDEPDEGFGTNTLPKPEINSITGFLPLIDSSDIILEKIKQQAAKLSSLDIKTNIKTQIVDEKDWADAWKDYFEVTKVTDKITIKPEWKDHTAQENEIVIHLDPGMAFGTGTHPTTAMCIKQIETFLVPGSTFLDVGTGSGILMVAAAKLGASCLVGIDTDEVAINVAKKNLAKNDIDPEIFDLLCTPIDTMPQDQKPAQTFGFIAANIIAQVIVDILPQISLRMTHKTTTVLSGIIKERQADVMKALEASHLVVIHEDHMDEWVTLAVKKTP
- a CDS encoding ABC transporter ATP-binding protein, giving the protein MKQTQTAIKIKNLFAGYNNTAIIENLNFEVLKGEVFVIIGGSGCGKSTLLKNMIGLLPPISGKIIILGENLSDASGQDRNRILQNIGVAFQSGALFGSMTVMENITLPLKEFTRLPGSVMEDIAWLKLKLVGLENSAFLMPGELSGGMKKRAALARAMALDPSIIFLDEPSAGLDPITSAELDHLVMDLASSLGITFVIVTHELASIEAISDRIIMLEKTAKGIIATGTPEQLKNYHTNPYVHNFFNRTTDLKKTVDFNRTNDKGEQ